The Actinomyces sp. oral taxon 414 genome has a segment encoding these proteins:
- a CDS encoding proline dehydrogenase family protein yields MPTPLPQPPATSPEHDAARACPDELWELGVRAVERARRWVEESADEPSPRSAELLSRILADPDGLEFTTRFVDDVVRPADLDVAGAALARMAAGRRAFLPGPLAAALGLGGAASRLAPRAVASAARRVFRGIVGDLVVDATDKGLGPALARLRADGNRLNVNLLGEAVLGEAEAARRLAEVSRLVSRDDVDYVSVKVSAVTGPHNPWGFEEVVAHGVEALGPLYRLARDHGTFLNLDMEDYKDLDLTIEVFTAILSQPDLADYGAGIVLQAYLPDSPAAMERLQDWAGRRVAAGGAPIKVRVVKGANLSMERVEAAVHGWELVTWPTKQATDTNYKRILEWAMTPGRTRAVRLGVAGQNLFDIAFAVELRAARGLEEGDAVEFEMLSGMATGLQAVVRREVGHLLLYVPVVDPGEFDVAISYLVRRLEENAAPENFMSGVFDIASDPAVFDRERDRFLASLADVDPAAPAPGPNRTQDRLAEAAAGPGQITGTASERAHRSFASTPDSDPALAANRQWARDIAAAVPDSTRGAEAVRASAAALAGPDDVDALVASLAGASAAWRGRGAVERAAVLQRVGDVLAARRGELIEVAAAETGKTIDQADPEVSEAIDFCRHYAELSLQLEDPTFMCSARFEPVEVTVVASPWNFPLAIPAGGVAAALASGSTAVLKPAPPARRCAAELVRAFHDAGVPEDVLALAAVEDGEVSRHLVVHDGVGRVILTGSYDTARLFRSWRPDMRLLGETSGKNAMIVTPSADPDLAVRDVVSSAFAHAGQKCSAASLLILVGSAGRSPRIPRQLVDAASSLRVKAPSHLDSQVGPVVVPDDPKALRGLTRLGEGEHWVLAPEHLGGGLWRPGIRVGVTPGSEFHLTEYFAPVLGVMRVDTLQEAIEAVNATDYGLTSGLQTLDADELAVWLEGVEAGNLYVNRSITGAIVRRQPFGGWKRSAIGSTTKAGGPSYLLGLGEVVPAGRGGARPPVGSDLRVRLSRGVGALYDAVRSGLGHDDAAFLHEALLADARAWESTYGRGRDVTGLACERNVLRYRPATAVVRAEPGTSPADLVRVLAAGVLAGGTIGLSLAEQPSAGLRGALLDAGVDVDVEAPAVWEARLADLGASGELGLRVRIIGPRHQSGAERWREASRATSGSPDVALYTGAVTGNPHCELLPFVREQSVTVTAHRFGTPLDLAAGLL; encoded by the coding sequence ATGCCGACACCGCTCCCGCAACCACCCGCCACGTCCCCCGAGCACGACGCCGCGCGCGCGTGCCCCGACGAGCTGTGGGAGCTCGGCGTCCGCGCCGTCGAACGCGCCCGCCGGTGGGTGGAGGAGTCCGCCGACGAGCCCTCCCCGCGCAGCGCCGAGCTGCTCTCGCGCATACTGGCCGACCCGGACGGGCTGGAGTTCACCACCCGCTTCGTCGACGACGTCGTGCGCCCCGCCGACCTCGACGTGGCCGGGGCGGCCCTGGCCCGCATGGCGGCTGGGCGCCGCGCCTTCCTGCCCGGGCCCCTGGCCGCCGCCCTGGGCCTGGGCGGGGCGGCCTCGCGCCTGGCCCCGCGCGCCGTCGCCTCCGCGGCCCGCCGCGTCTTCCGCGGCATCGTCGGCGACCTCGTCGTCGACGCCACCGATAAAGGACTCGGCCCGGCGCTGGCCCGCCTGCGCGCCGACGGCAACCGCCTCAATGTCAACCTCCTGGGGGAGGCGGTCCTGGGGGAGGCGGAGGCCGCCCGCCGCCTGGCCGAGGTCTCCCGCCTGGTGTCCCGCGACGACGTCGACTACGTGTCCGTCAAGGTCTCGGCCGTCACCGGCCCCCACAACCCCTGGGGGTTCGAGGAGGTCGTCGCCCACGGCGTGGAGGCCCTCGGCCCCCTGTACCGCCTGGCCCGCGACCACGGCACCTTCCTCAACCTCGACATGGAGGACTACAAGGACCTGGACCTGACCATCGAGGTCTTCACCGCCATCCTCTCTCAGCCCGACCTGGCCGACTACGGGGCCGGCATTGTCCTGCAGGCCTACCTGCCCGACTCCCCGGCCGCCATGGAGCGCCTCCAGGACTGGGCGGGCCGGCGCGTGGCCGCCGGCGGGGCGCCCATCAAGGTGCGCGTGGTCAAGGGCGCGAACCTGTCCATGGAGAGGGTCGAGGCCGCCGTCCACGGCTGGGAGCTCGTCACCTGGCCCACCAAGCAGGCCACGGACACCAACTACAAGCGGATACTGGAGTGGGCCATGACCCCCGGGCGCACCCGCGCCGTCCGCCTGGGCGTGGCCGGCCAGAACCTGTTCGACATCGCCTTCGCCGTCGAGCTGCGCGCCGCCCGCGGCCTGGAGGAGGGCGACGCCGTGGAGTTCGAGATGCTCTCGGGCATGGCCACCGGCCTGCAGGCGGTGGTGCGCCGCGAAGTCGGCCACCTCCTGCTGTACGTGCCCGTGGTGGACCCGGGCGAGTTCGACGTCGCCATCTCCTACCTGGTGCGCCGCCTGGAGGAGAACGCGGCACCGGAGAACTTCATGTCCGGGGTCTTCGACATCGCCTCCGACCCGGCCGTCTTCGACCGCGAGCGCGACCGCTTCCTGGCCTCCCTGGCCGACGTCGACCCCGCCGCCCCCGCCCCCGGCCCCAATCGCACCCAGGACCGGCTCGCCGAGGCGGCCGCCGGGCCCGGTCAGATCACGGGCACCGCCTCCGAGCGGGCTCACCGCTCCTTCGCGTCGACCCCCGATTCCGACCCGGCGCTGGCCGCCAACCGCCAGTGGGCGCGCGACATCGCCGCCGCCGTGCCCGACTCCACCCGCGGGGCCGAGGCGGTGCGCGCATCCGCCGCCGCCCTGGCCGGCCCCGACGACGTCGACGCCCTCGTCGCGTCCCTGGCGGGGGCCAGCGCCGCCTGGCGGGGCCGGGGCGCCGTGGAGCGGGCCGCCGTCCTCCAGCGGGTCGGCGACGTGCTGGCGGCCCGGCGCGGCGAGCTCATCGAGGTGGCGGCCGCCGAGACCGGCAAGACGATCGACCAGGCCGACCCGGAGGTCAGCGAGGCCATTGACTTCTGCCGCCACTACGCCGAGCTGTCCTTGCAGCTGGAGGACCCGACCTTCATGTGCTCGGCCCGTTTCGAGCCCGTGGAGGTCACGGTGGTGGCCTCCCCGTGGAACTTCCCGCTGGCCATCCCCGCCGGCGGGGTCGCCGCGGCCCTGGCCTCGGGCTCGACGGCGGTCCTCAAGCCCGCCCCGCCGGCGCGCCGCTGCGCGGCCGAGCTGGTGCGCGCCTTCCACGACGCGGGCGTGCCCGAGGACGTCCTGGCCCTGGCGGCCGTCGAGGACGGGGAGGTCTCCCGCCACCTGGTCGTCCACGACGGGGTGGGGCGGGTCATCCTCACCGGCTCCTACGACACGGCCCGCCTGTTCCGCTCCTGGAGGCCGGACATGCGCCTGCTGGGGGAGACCAGCGGCAAGAACGCCATGATCGTCACCCCCTCGGCGGACCCGGACCTGGCGGTGCGCGACGTGGTCTCCTCGGCCTTCGCCCACGCCGGCCAGAAGTGCTCGGCCGCCTCGCTGCTCATCCTCGTGGGCTCGGCGGGCCGCTCGCCGCGCATCCCCCGCCAGCTGGTGGACGCCGCGAGCTCGCTGCGGGTCAAGGCGCCCTCCCACCTGGACTCCCAGGTCGGCCCCGTCGTCGTGCCCGACGACCCCAAGGCCCTGCGGGGCCTGACGCGACTGGGGGAGGGCGAGCACTGGGTGCTGGCCCCCGAGCACCTGGGCGGCGGGCTGTGGCGCCCGGGCATTCGCGTGGGCGTGACGCCCGGCAGCGAGTTCCACCTCACCGAGTACTTCGCCCCGGTGCTGGGCGTCATGCGGGTGGACACGCTCCAGGAGGCGATCGAGGCCGTCAACGCCACCGATTACGGGCTGACCTCGGGCCTGCAGACCCTGGACGCCGACGAGCTGGCCGTGTGGCTGGAGGGCGTGGAGGCCGGCAATCTCTACGTCAACCGCTCCATCACCGGCGCCATTGTGCGCCGTCAGCCCTTCGGCGGCTGGAAGCGCTCGGCGATCGGCTCGACGACGAAGGCCGGCGGCCCCTCCTACCTGCTGGGCCTGGGGGAGGTCGTGCCCGCCGGGCGGGGCGGGGCGCGTCCGCCGGTCGGCTCGGATCTGCGCGTGCGCCTGAGCCGCGGGGTGGGCGCCCTGTACGACGCCGTGCGCTCCGGCCTGGGCCACGACGACGCCGCCTTCCTCCACGAGGCGCTGCTGGCCGACGCCCGGGCCTGGGAGAGCACCTACGGGCGGGGCCGGGACGTGACCGGCCTGGCCTGCGAGCGCAATGTGCTGCGCTACCGGCCCGCGACGGCGGTGGTGCGGGCCGAGCCGGGCACGAGTCCGGCGGATCTGGTGCGCGTCCTGGCCGCGGGCGTGCTCGCCGGCGGGACGATCGGCCTGTCGCTGGCGGAGCAGCCCTCGGCCGGGCTGCGCGGCGCCCTGCTGGACGCCGGGGTGGACGTGGACGTCGAGGCCCCGGCCGTGTGGGAGGCCCGCCTGGCGGACCTGGGCGCCTCGGGCGAACTGGGGTTGCGGGTGCGCATTATCGGCCCGCGCCACCAGAGCGGCGCCGAGCGTTGGCGGGAGGCGAGCCGGGCCACTTCCGGCAGCCCCGACGTGGCCCTGTACACCGGGGCGGTGACCGGTAACCCGCACTGCGAGCTCCTGCCCTTCGTGCGCGAGCAGTCCGTGACGGTCACAGCCCACCGCTTCGGCACCCCGCTGGATCTGGCGGCCGGGCTGCTGTGA
- a CDS encoding CPBP family intramembrane glutamic endopeptidase has protein sequence MNDLLVAQQARPFRLVLIRLTVMAILAAATCLTLRLTGAGNDFPPLDALYFPFVNIVCGVVIWRTFRRYRVSVRDYLGIEGRRLGGDIAWGFLWVVVAYIPMMIVIMISMYSLFGADMFQHFEQVFAKSSPSLPAGVVSGVSFFGAIVFLINAPIEEIMYRGWLQSGLTGRGGPVIATLVTNILFGLQHMMFAGNVRGMIIYFFMFLAWGATASIIVHRQQRLAQITIAHWIVNIFSGVAPMMALGFMGI, from the coding sequence ATGAACGACTTGCTCGTCGCCCAGCAGGCCAGGCCGTTCCGCCTGGTGCTCATTCGCCTGACCGTCATGGCCATACTGGCGGCCGCGACATGCCTCACGCTCAGGCTGACCGGTGCCGGCAACGATTTCCCGCCACTGGATGCGCTCTATTTCCCGTTTGTCAACATCGTCTGCGGCGTCGTCATCTGGCGCACTTTTCGGCGGTATCGCGTCTCGGTCCGGGACTATCTCGGTATTGAGGGGCGCCGCCTCGGCGGTGACATCGCCTGGGGATTCCTGTGGGTGGTCGTCGCCTACATCCCGATGATGATCGTCATCATGATATCGATGTACTCCCTGTTCGGCGCCGACATGTTCCAGCACTTCGAGCAGGTCTTCGCAAAATCAAGCCCGTCACTGCCCGCCGGGGTCGTATCGGGCGTGAGCTTCTTCGGCGCAATCGTCTTCCTCATCAACGCGCCGATCGAGGAGATCATGTACCGCGGCTGGCTGCAGAGCGGTCTGACCGGGCGCGGCGGCCCCGTCATCGCCACCCTGGTCACGAACATATTGTTCGGCCTGCAGCACATGATGTTCGCCGGGAATGTTCGCGGCATGATCATCTACTTCTTCATGTTCCTGGCGTGGGGCGCCACCGCCAGCATCATCGTCCATCGGCAGCAACGACTGGCGCAGATCACCATCGCCCACTGGATCGTCAACATCTTCAGTGGCGTCGCGCCGATGATGGCGCTCGGCTTCATGGGAATATGA
- a CDS encoding ribbon-helix-helix domain-containing protein → MKVSVSLDQADLEILDRYVEREGLASRSAGVRTAIRRLHRKDLREAYALAWREWDDSGTASDWESTVADGLDGDDEDNHAAR, encoded by the coding sequence ATGAAAGTAAGCGTGAGCCTGGATCAGGCAGACCTGGAGATCCTCGACCGGTACGTCGAGCGCGAGGGGCTCGCGTCGAGATCGGCCGGGGTCCGGACCGCGATCCGCCGTCTTCACCGGAAGGATCTGCGGGAGGCGTACGCGCTGGCGTGGCGGGAATGGGACGACTCCGGCACCGCGTCGGACTGGGAGAGCACCGTCGCCGACGGCCTGGACGGGGATGACGAGGACAACCATGCTGCGCGGTGA
- a CDS encoding helix-turn-helix transcriptional regulator has product MSDDVVHNRIAVLRADRRVSRRELAEALGVHYQTVGYLERGEYAPSLHLALRIARYFDVPVESVFSLEEFPRLT; this is encoded by the coding sequence ATGTCCGACGACGTCGTGCACAACCGGATCGCGGTGCTGCGCGCCGACCGGCGGGTGAGCCGCCGCGAGCTCGCCGAGGCGCTGGGCGTCCACTACCAGACGGTGGGCTACCTCGAGCGCGGCGAGTACGCGCCCTCCCTCCACCTGGCCCTGCGCATCGCCCGCTACTTCGACGTGCCCGTGGAGTCGGTCTTCTCCCTGGAGGAGTTCCCCCGCCTGACGTGA
- a CDS encoding type II toxin-antitoxin system PemK/MazF family toxin, giving the protein MLRGEIRVVNLEPVVGSEADKRRPAVIVSNDDANATAAMLGRGVVTIVPITSSTERVLPFQVLLPAEMTGLSRDSKAQAEQVRSVAVQRLGRVIGRLPTEFMALLDAALRLHLAL; this is encoded by the coding sequence ATGCTGCGCGGTGAGATCCGCGTGGTGAACCTCGAGCCCGTCGTCGGCAGTGAGGCGGACAAGCGTCGACCGGCCGTGATCGTAAGCAACGACGACGCCAACGCCACCGCGGCAATGCTGGGGCGGGGCGTCGTCACGATCGTGCCGATCACGAGCTCGACGGAGCGCGTCCTGCCCTTCCAGGTTCTTCTCCCGGCGGAGATGACCGGCTTGTCGCGGGACTCCAAGGCCCAGGCCGAACAGGTGCGCTCCGTCGCCGTCCAGAGGCTCGGCCGGGTCATCGGACGGCTGCCCACCGAGTTCATGGCGCTCCTTGACGCCGCGCTCAGGCTCCACCTCGCGCTGTAA